The DNA sequence GCGGTCAGTTCTTCATGCGAATAGACCGACCCTGTGGGATTGCAGGGGCTGCTGAATATCATCATGCGAGACTTCTCGGTGATGGCGTTCTCCAGTTGTTCAGGTGTGATCTTGAAATCACTGCTCAAGTCTGTTTTGATCACTTTGGGAACTCCCCCGGCCAGCTTGACTATCTCTTCATAAGAGACCCAATAAGGAGCCGGAAGAAGTACCTCCTCACCGCGTGATACAATTGCAAGGACCACGTTAGCTATAGACTGTTTCGCTCCTGTGGACACTACGATCTGATCGGGACTGTAATTCAACCCATTGTCGCGCTCGAACTTGGCTGATATCGCTTGACGTACTTCTAGATATCCATTTACAGGTGGATAGCTGCTATAGTCTCCGTGAATTGCTTGAATGGCGGCTTCTTTGATGAAATCCGGTGTGTCGAAATCGGGTTCTCCCAGGCTCAGACTGATGACATCCACTCCTTTTTCCTTGAGTTCTCTGCTCTTTCTGGCCAT is a window from the Flavobacteriales bacterium genome containing:
- a CDS encoding aminotransferase class I/II-fold pyridoxal phosphate-dependent enzyme yields the protein MHLSDTIQRLAESATLAMARKSRELKEKGVDVISLSLGEPDFDTPDFIKEAAIQAIHGDYSSYPPVNGYLEVRQAISAKFERDNGLNYSPDQIVVSTGAKQSIANVVLAIVSRGEEVLLPAPYWVSYEEIVKLAGGVPKVIKTDLSSDFKITPEQLENAITEKSRMMIFSSPCNPTGSVYSHEELTA